The following proteins are encoded in a genomic region of Alnus glutinosa chromosome 8, dhAlnGlut1.1, whole genome shotgun sequence:
- the LOC133874652 gene encoding (-)-germacrene D synthase-like isoform X1: MSFQVSTASVAAPSQNARLETNRRSANYHPSIWGDHFLTYASNPEFLETDNEKVNEQVEELKEKVRKMLMAPGEKPSQKLNFIDAIQRLGVSYHFEKEIQEILQQLYKTLHDCDHDHENDDDLYTVALRFRLLRYHGYYISCDMFTKFKDDKGNFKESLNNDAQGMLSLYEATHLRVHGEDILDEALVFTTTHFESVASHLSPPLAAQVSHALKQPIRKGLPRLEARHYFSVYQEDASHNKVLLTFAKLDFNLLQKLHQKELYEITRWWKDLNFSRELPFIRDRVVECYFWILGVYFEPEYPLARRILTKVIAMTSVIDDIYDVYGTLEELELFSDAIERLTLTHFLILYSSLCYITWKSQFTRVYLLYRWDIGAIDQLPEYMKMCYRALLDIYSEMDKKIGEGRSYRTRYAREAMKNQVRAYFHEAKWFHQKHIPSMDEYMRIALVTSGYSMLATTSLVGMGDIVTEDAFEWLFSDPKLVRASAVVCRLMDDIVSHKFEQKRGHSASAVECYMKQHGATEEEAIIEFRKEIADAWKDINEECLYPTIVPMPLVTRILNLACVIDVVYKDEDGYTHAEIVLKDFVASLLVDPVPL, encoded by the exons atgtcttTTCAAGTTTCAACAGCATCAGTAGCTGCTCCATCCCAAAATGCAAGGCTAGAAACTAATCGTCGCTCAGCAAATTATCATCCTAGCATTTGGGGTGACCATTTCCTCACATATGCTTCTAATCCTGAATTCTTG GAAACTGATAATGAGAAAGTAAATGAACAAGTTGAGGAATTGAAGGAAAAAGTGAGGAAAATGCTAATGGCTCCAGGTGAAAAGCCATCACAAAAGCTGAACTTCATTGACGCAATTCAGCGCTTAGGCGTGTCTTACCATTTTGAAAAAGAGATTCAAGAAATTTTACAACAATTGTACAAGACTCTTCATGACTGTGATCATGACCATGAAAATGATGACGACCTTTACACTGTCGCTCTTCGGTTTCGGTTACTTAGATACCATGGTTATTATATTTCGTGtg ATATGTTCACCAAGTTCAAGGACGACAAAGGAAATTTCAAGGAATCACTTAACAATGATGCACAAGGAATGTTGAGCTTGTACGAAGCCACACATCTCAGGGTGCATGGGGAAGATATACTAGACGAAGCTCTAGTCTTCACTACCACACATTTTGAGTCGGTAGCATCTCACTTAAGCCCTCCTCTTGCAGCACAAGTAAGCCATGCCTTAAAGCAGCCTATCCGCAAAGGACTACCAAGGCTAGAGGCAAGGCATTACTTTTCTGTCTACCAAGAAGACGCTTCACATAACAAAGTCCTTCTTACCTTCGCAAAGTTGGATTTCAACCTATTGCAGAAATTGCACCAGAAAGAACTTTATGAAATTACAAG GTGGTGGAAAGACTTGAACTTTTCAAGAGAGTTACCCTTTATAAGAGACAGAGTGGTTGAGTGTTACTTCTGGATATTGGGAGTATACTTCGAGCCCGAATATCCTCTTGCTAGAAGGATACTAACCAAAGTGATAGCCATGACCTCCGTTATTGATGACATTTATGATGTATATGGCACACTTGAAGAACTTGAGCTCTTTAGTGACGCAATCGAGAGGTTGACATTAACACACTTCCTCATCCTTTATTCTTCCCTTTGTTATATTACTTGGAAAAGTCAATTCACAAGAGTCTACCTACTTTACAGGTGGGATATTGGTGCCATAGATCAACTTCCGGAGTACATGAAAATGTGTTACCGAGCACTACTAGACATTTACAGTGAAATGGATAAAAAAATTGGTGAAGGAAGGTCATATCGCACTAGATATGCAAGAGAAGCG ATGAAGAATCAGGTTAGAGCTTACTTTCATGAAGCCAAATGGTTTCACCAGAAACACATACCATCAATGGATGAGTATATGCGAATTGCACTGGTTACCTCTGGATACTCGATGTTAGCAACCACATCCTTGGTTGGGATGGGAGATATTGTTACCGAAGATGCATTTGAGTGGTTGTTCAGCGACCCTAAATTGGTAAGAGCTTCAGCAGTGGTTTGCCGGCTCATGGACGACATTGTGTCGCATAAG tTTGAGCAAAAGAGAGGGCACAGTGCCTCGGCTGTTGAATGCTACATGAAACAACATGGTGCTACAGAAGAAGAAGCAATCATTGAATTCCGAAAAGAAATTGCAGATGCCTGGAAGGATATAAACGAAGAGTGTCTCTATCCAACCATTGTCCCCATGCCCCTTGTGACTCGAATTCTCAACCTTGCATGTGTGATTGATGTCGTTTATAAGGATGAAGATGGGTACACGCATGCTGAAATTGTGCTAAAAGATTTTGTAGCTTCCTTGCTCGTTGATCCTGTGCCTTTATAA
- the LOC133874652 gene encoding (-)-germacrene D synthase-like isoform X2: protein MSFQVSTASVAAPSQNARLETNRRSANYHPSIWGDHFLTYASNPEFLETDNEKVNEQVEELKEKVRKMLMAPGEKPSQKLNFIDAIQRLGVSYHFEKEIQEILQQLYKTLHDCDHDHENDDDLYTVALRFRLLRYHGYYISCDMFTKFKDDKGNFKESLNNDAQGMLSLYEATHLRVHGEDILDEALVFTTTHFESVASHLSPPLAAQVSHALKQPIRKGLPRLEARHYFSVYQEDASHNKVLLTFAKLDFNLLQKLHQKELYEITRWWKDLNFSRELPFIRDRVVECYFWILGVYFEPEYPLARRILTKVIAMTSVIDDIYDVYGTLEELELFSDAIERWDIGAIDQLPEYMKMCYRALLDIYSEMDKKIGEGRSYRTRYAREAMKNQVRAYFHEAKWFHQKHIPSMDEYMRIALVTSGYSMLATTSLVGMGDIVTEDAFEWLFSDPKLVRASAVVCRLMDDIVSHKFEQKRGHSASAVECYMKQHGATEEEAIIEFRKEIADAWKDINEECLYPTIVPMPLVTRILNLACVIDVVYKDEDGYTHAEIVLKDFVASLLVDPVPL, encoded by the exons atgtcttTTCAAGTTTCAACAGCATCAGTAGCTGCTCCATCCCAAAATGCAAGGCTAGAAACTAATCGTCGCTCAGCAAATTATCATCCTAGCATTTGGGGTGACCATTTCCTCACATATGCTTCTAATCCTGAATTCTTG GAAACTGATAATGAGAAAGTAAATGAACAAGTTGAGGAATTGAAGGAAAAAGTGAGGAAAATGCTAATGGCTCCAGGTGAAAAGCCATCACAAAAGCTGAACTTCATTGACGCAATTCAGCGCTTAGGCGTGTCTTACCATTTTGAAAAAGAGATTCAAGAAATTTTACAACAATTGTACAAGACTCTTCATGACTGTGATCATGACCATGAAAATGATGACGACCTTTACACTGTCGCTCTTCGGTTTCGGTTACTTAGATACCATGGTTATTATATTTCGTGtg ATATGTTCACCAAGTTCAAGGACGACAAAGGAAATTTCAAGGAATCACTTAACAATGATGCACAAGGAATGTTGAGCTTGTACGAAGCCACACATCTCAGGGTGCATGGGGAAGATATACTAGACGAAGCTCTAGTCTTCACTACCACACATTTTGAGTCGGTAGCATCTCACTTAAGCCCTCCTCTTGCAGCACAAGTAAGCCATGCCTTAAAGCAGCCTATCCGCAAAGGACTACCAAGGCTAGAGGCAAGGCATTACTTTTCTGTCTACCAAGAAGACGCTTCACATAACAAAGTCCTTCTTACCTTCGCAAAGTTGGATTTCAACCTATTGCAGAAATTGCACCAGAAAGAACTTTATGAAATTACAAG GTGGTGGAAAGACTTGAACTTTTCAAGAGAGTTACCCTTTATAAGAGACAGAGTGGTTGAGTGTTACTTCTGGATATTGGGAGTATACTTCGAGCCCGAATATCCTCTTGCTAGAAGGATACTAACCAAAGTGATAGCCATGACCTCCGTTATTGATGACATTTATGATGTATATGGCACACTTGAAGAACTTGAGCTCTTTAGTGACGCAATCGAGAG GTGGGATATTGGTGCCATAGATCAACTTCCGGAGTACATGAAAATGTGTTACCGAGCACTACTAGACATTTACAGTGAAATGGATAAAAAAATTGGTGAAGGAAGGTCATATCGCACTAGATATGCAAGAGAAGCG ATGAAGAATCAGGTTAGAGCTTACTTTCATGAAGCCAAATGGTTTCACCAGAAACACATACCATCAATGGATGAGTATATGCGAATTGCACTGGTTACCTCTGGATACTCGATGTTAGCAACCACATCCTTGGTTGGGATGGGAGATATTGTTACCGAAGATGCATTTGAGTGGTTGTTCAGCGACCCTAAATTGGTAAGAGCTTCAGCAGTGGTTTGCCGGCTCATGGACGACATTGTGTCGCATAAG tTTGAGCAAAAGAGAGGGCACAGTGCCTCGGCTGTTGAATGCTACATGAAACAACATGGTGCTACAGAAGAAGAAGCAATCATTGAATTCCGAAAAGAAATTGCAGATGCCTGGAAGGATATAAACGAAGAGTGTCTCTATCCAACCATTGTCCCCATGCCCCTTGTGACTCGAATTCTCAACCTTGCATGTGTGATTGATGTCGTTTATAAGGATGAAGATGGGTACACGCATGCTGAAATTGTGCTAAAAGATTTTGTAGCTTCCTTGCTCGTTGATCCTGTGCCTTTATAA
- the LOC133874652 gene encoding (-)-germacrene D synthase-like isoform X3, with product MLMAPGEKPSQKLNFIDAIQRLGVSYHFEKEIQEILQQLYKTLHDCDHDHENDDDLYTVALRFRLLRYHGYYISCDMFTKFKDDKGNFKESLNNDAQGMLSLYEATHLRVHGEDILDEALVFTTTHFESVASHLSPPLAAQVSHALKQPIRKGLPRLEARHYFSVYQEDASHNKVLLTFAKLDFNLLQKLHQKELYEITRWWKDLNFSRELPFIRDRVVECYFWILGVYFEPEYPLARRILTKVIAMTSVIDDIYDVYGTLEELELFSDAIERWDIGAIDQLPEYMKMCYRALLDIYSEMDKKIGEGRSYRTRYAREAMKNQVRAYFHEAKWFHQKHIPSMDEYMRIALVTSGYSMLATTSLVGMGDIVTEDAFEWLFSDPKLVRASAVVCRLMDDIVSHKFEQKRGHSASAVECYMKQHGATEEEAIIEFRKEIADAWKDINEECLYPTIVPMPLVTRILNLACVIDVVYKDEDGYTHAEIVLKDFVASLLVDPVPL from the exons ATGCTAATGGCTCCAGGTGAAAAGCCATCACAAAAGCTGAACTTCATTGACGCAATTCAGCGCTTAGGCGTGTCTTACCATTTTGAAAAAGAGATTCAAGAAATTTTACAACAATTGTACAAGACTCTTCATGACTGTGATCATGACCATGAAAATGATGACGACCTTTACACTGTCGCTCTTCGGTTTCGGTTACTTAGATACCATGGTTATTATATTTCGTGtg ATATGTTCACCAAGTTCAAGGACGACAAAGGAAATTTCAAGGAATCACTTAACAATGATGCACAAGGAATGTTGAGCTTGTACGAAGCCACACATCTCAGGGTGCATGGGGAAGATATACTAGACGAAGCTCTAGTCTTCACTACCACACATTTTGAGTCGGTAGCATCTCACTTAAGCCCTCCTCTTGCAGCACAAGTAAGCCATGCCTTAAAGCAGCCTATCCGCAAAGGACTACCAAGGCTAGAGGCAAGGCATTACTTTTCTGTCTACCAAGAAGACGCTTCACATAACAAAGTCCTTCTTACCTTCGCAAAGTTGGATTTCAACCTATTGCAGAAATTGCACCAGAAAGAACTTTATGAAATTACAAG GTGGTGGAAAGACTTGAACTTTTCAAGAGAGTTACCCTTTATAAGAGACAGAGTGGTTGAGTGTTACTTCTGGATATTGGGAGTATACTTCGAGCCCGAATATCCTCTTGCTAGAAGGATACTAACCAAAGTGATAGCCATGACCTCCGTTATTGATGACATTTATGATGTATATGGCACACTTGAAGAACTTGAGCTCTTTAGTGACGCAATCGAGAG GTGGGATATTGGTGCCATAGATCAACTTCCGGAGTACATGAAAATGTGTTACCGAGCACTACTAGACATTTACAGTGAAATGGATAAAAAAATTGGTGAAGGAAGGTCATATCGCACTAGATATGCAAGAGAAGCG ATGAAGAATCAGGTTAGAGCTTACTTTCATGAAGCCAAATGGTTTCACCAGAAACACATACCATCAATGGATGAGTATATGCGAATTGCACTGGTTACCTCTGGATACTCGATGTTAGCAACCACATCCTTGGTTGGGATGGGAGATATTGTTACCGAAGATGCATTTGAGTGGTTGTTCAGCGACCCTAAATTGGTAAGAGCTTCAGCAGTGGTTTGCCGGCTCATGGACGACATTGTGTCGCATAAG tTTGAGCAAAAGAGAGGGCACAGTGCCTCGGCTGTTGAATGCTACATGAAACAACATGGTGCTACAGAAGAAGAAGCAATCATTGAATTCCGAAAAGAAATTGCAGATGCCTGGAAGGATATAAACGAAGAGTGTCTCTATCCAACCATTGTCCCCATGCCCCTTGTGACTCGAATTCTCAACCTTGCATGTGTGATTGATGTCGTTTATAAGGATGAAGATGGGTACACGCATGCTGAAATTGTGCTAAAAGATTTTGTAGCTTCCTTGCTCGTTGATCCTGTGCCTTTATAA